CAATGCCTCCAGCGCCGCATCCAGTGCCGCCTCCGCGGTGAGGTCCGGGGGCGCCTGCCCGGACACCGGTGCGGCCCGGCCGGAGTCGTCCCTCCCGATATCGGGGTCCGGGCCCTCGCCGGTTGCTTCCGAAGTCTGCGGGGTGACTTCCCCATCGGTCGCACCGTACTCGCTCACCCGTACTCCTCTTCCACATCACTGGCCCGGGCCGCCTCGGCGTCGGCACGTGCCTGCTGCAGATCACCGCCGACCCAGTGCACGACCAACTCGCCCAACGGATCCTCCTGTTCGAACAGCACCGCGGTTTCCCGATACAACTCCAGGAGAGCCAGGAACCTCGCCACGACCTCGAGAGAGTGTTCGCAGTCGCCGACCAACTCGGCGAAGTCTGCGACGCCCTTCTCCGCGAGAAGCACACGCAGCACCGCCGCATGCTCGCGAACCGAGATCCGATGCTGGTGCAGGTGCTCCAGCGAGACCGTCGCAGGCGGCTTCGGCCGAAACACGGCAGCGGCGACTTCGGCGAATCCCATCGGATCCACTCCCAGCACGACCTCCGGCAGCAATCCGGCGAAGCGGTCCTCCGGGGACACCGCCCGGGGATACCGGCGCAATGCTCCGGCTTCCAACTCGCGAAACAGCGCCGCCACCTGCTTGTAGGCACGGTACTGCAGCAACCGCGCGAACAGCAGATCCCGCGCCTCCAGCAGCGCGAGGTCCTCCTCGTCCTCCACCTCGGCGGCGGGCAGCAGCCGCGCTGCCTTGAGATCGAGCAATGTCGCCGCCACCACGAGAAACTCGGTGATCTCATCCAGTTCCGAGCTCTCGCCCAGTTCCTTGGTGTAGGCGATGAACTCGTCGGTGACCCGGTGTAGCGCCACTTCGGTCACATCGAGCCGGTGCTGCGAGATGAGCTGCAACAGCAGGTCGAAGGGACCTTCGAAATTGTCCAGCCGTACCGTGAAGCGACCCGAGGACGACAATTCCCGATCGGCGGGGGCCGGATCGGACGCCCCGTCCGGCGCAGGCGTCACCTCCGCGGCTTCCGCCTCCCTCACGTCATCTCTCCTGCAATTCAGGTCGATCCGTATGGATCGGTCATCGGGCGAGCACTTCACGGGCGAGCGTGCGATACGCCCGTGAACCGGCTGATCGCGGGGCCCAGCGCGTGATGGGCTCCCCGGCGACAGTGGTTTCCGGGAAACGCACGGTCCGGTTGATCACACTGTCGAACACGATGTCACCGAACGCCTCGACCACCCTGGCCATGACTTCTCTGGAATGCAGTGTACGCGGATCGAACATGGTCGCGAGAATCCCGCTGATCTCCAGTTTCGGGTTCAGACGCTCACGAACCTTCTCGATGGTGTCGATCAGCAGTGCCACGCCACGCAGACTGAAGAACTCGCACTCCAGCGGGATGATCACGCTGTCAGCCGCCGCGAGGGCGTTGACCGTGAGCAATCCCAGCGAGGGTTGGCAGTCCACCAGGACGTAGTCGTACTCCTTCATCGCCGGATGCAGCACGCGCCCCAGTGTCTGCTCCCGGCCGACCTCCGCGACGA
This Haloactinomyces albus DNA region includes the following protein-coding sequences:
- a CDS encoding segregation and condensation protein A; translation: MSSSGRFTVRLDNFEGPFDLLLQLISQHRLDVTEVALHRVTDEFIAYTKELGESSELDEITEFLVVAATLLDLKAARLLPAAEVEDEEDLALLEARDLLFARLLQYRAYKQVAALFRELEAGALRRYPRAVSPEDRFAGLLPEVVLGVDPMGFAEVAAAVFRPKPPATVSLEHLHQHRISVREHAAVLRVLLAEKGVADFAELVGDCEHSLEVVARFLALLELYRETAVLFEQEDPLGELVVHWVGGDLQQARADAEAARASDVEEEYG